The proteins below are encoded in one region of Limnohabitans sp. 63ED37-2:
- a CDS encoding cobalamin B12-binding domain-containing protein, with protein MAQFNLETAQSPPMAEGARHALPEALRQGVPVGPRLVGGTSFTGKSALDLAQIQILAQACLQGLDAARQVVFGWQRQGQSLEDIYVQGITPCARLLGDWWCADRLDFAMTTIASAHLQQLLHDFSSEFLQETPTQHQPWSLLLLTEPGAQHSLGLFMLSEFFKRAGWVVTVGVPQDVSEFKRLFQSDWFDAVGISVSSDRHLDTLAALLPKLRESSDNLGLQVFVGGPMAFIAPERLQGLAAEVLAEDAPATVSRITQAMAGAAARAN; from the coding sequence ATGGCGCAATTCAACCTCGAAACCGCACAGTCCCCGCCCATGGCCGAGGGTGCTCGGCATGCCTTGCCCGAAGCTTTGCGCCAAGGTGTACCGGTTGGGCCACGTTTGGTGGGCGGCACCAGTTTCACGGGCAAATCGGCACTCGACCTGGCCCAAATCCAGATCCTGGCGCAAGCCTGCCTGCAGGGCTTGGATGCTGCGCGGCAAGTGGTGTTTGGCTGGCAGCGCCAAGGACAGTCCCTGGAAGACATCTATGTACAAGGCATCACCCCTTGTGCCCGCTTGCTGGGTGATTGGTGGTGCGCCGATCGCCTGGATTTCGCCATGACCACCATCGCGTCGGCCCATTTGCAGCAGCTGTTACACGACTTCAGCAGCGAGTTTTTGCAGGAAACCCCCACGCAACACCAGCCTTGGAGCTTGCTCTTGCTGACCGAGCCCGGTGCTCAGCACAGCCTGGGTTTGTTCATGCTCAGTGAATTTTTCAAGCGCGCGGGCTGGGTCGTGACGGTGGGTGTACCGCAGGATGTGAGCGAGTTCAAGCGCCTGTTCCAGTCGGACTGGTTCGATGCGGTGGGCATTTCGGTGAGCAGCGACCGCCATTTGGACACTTTGGCGGCCTTGCTGCCCAAACTGCGTGAGAGCTCGGACAACTTGGGGCTGCAGGTGTTTGTCGGTGGGCCCATGGCCTTTATTGCACCCGAACGGTTGCAGGGCTTGGCCGCCGAGGTGCTGGCCGAAGACGCACCAGCCACCGTGTCGCGCATCACCCAAGCCATGGCTGGCGCAGCGGCTCGAGCGAACTGA
- a CDS encoding magnesium chelatase subunit H, which produces MPKPTSAGKQATTSAPRMSVVLLTMDSHLASAAESAAERLARDLPGLHLQTHSASAWRDSDTALAACLAAVAQADLVIVTMLFMEDHFLPVLDALQARRDHCDAMVCIMSAPQVTQLTRMGKLVMGRESSGLMALLKKLRPSAKNKDTGSETGAPSSAGAKQMAMLRRLPKLLRFIPGTAQDLRLFFLTMRYWLAGSEHNIEHLVKTLVHRYAQGPREPLRALAQPEDPIEYPEVGLYHPQMKNRIGEQLSDLPGHGRKDQPAVGLLLLRSYLLAGNTAHYDAVIASLQARGLRVIPAFASGLDARPAMDRFFKQGTGSKIQSLVSLTGFSLVGGPAYNDASAAEVALSELDVPYIAAHPLEFQSIEQWGDSTRGLLPVENTIMVAIPELDGSILPMVYGGRPGPAGQTCHGCDKRCTFPSGPRSQDMFTCSERTEMLTARVERLVRLRDKPRADRKLAIVLFNFPPNAGSVGTAAYLSVFQSLFNTLQRLSLEGYQVSLPDSVDDLRNRLLHGNASQYGTQANVLHAIDTGHHVQNERWLNEIEAQWGPAPGKHLTNGQSIFVLGADFGQVVVTVQPGFGYEGDPMRLLFETGCAPTHAFSAFYRYLRDDYAADAVLHFGTHGALEFMPGKQTGLSAQCWPDRLIGALPNIYLYAANNPSEGALAKRRGAATLVSYLTPSLTHSGLYKELVSLQQSIERWQQMGPDQAQDRDSLTTLIREQAQSIDLAVPAHQAGDPTAWIEQLQSQLLELEYALIPEGLHVMGQAPTREQRLGTLKVMADAMGLTGAQNANLMEALVDGASEAQLNAQFSNELNASDKAQAETLRQLVRSNRLLGEDHEMQGLMRALDGRYLQPAPGGDLIRNANVLPTGRNLHGLDPFRMPSAFAVRDGMRQADKLLARYQQDHQALPETVAMVLWGTDNLKTEGSPMAQALALMGAAPRFDSYGRLAGAQLIPLAELGRPRIDVVITLSGIFRDLLPMQIRLLAEAAFLAASANEPVHQNFVRQHALAYLAEHEGSNLECAALRVFGNTEGAYGANVNHLIDSSCWENENELGDAFTQRKGFAYGREGRPVRNTSVLQSALASVSLTYQNLDSVELGVTSIDTYFDTLGGISRAVLQAKHQRDGNAAEAPPVFIGDQTQGDGVVRSLTEQVALETRSRMLNPKWHESMLQHGYEGVRQIEAHLTNTMGWSATTGQVQPWVYQQLAQTFVLDPAMRERMAQLNPTASAKVANRLLEATRRQYWQPDAETMSALLRAGEELEDRLEGIQEGLPA; this is translated from the coding sequence ATGCCAAAGCCCACTTCAGCCGGTAAACAGGCCACCACCAGCGCACCCCGCATGAGCGTGGTGCTGCTGACCATGGACAGCCACCTGGCCAGCGCGGCCGAAAGCGCGGCCGAGCGCCTGGCGCGCGACTTGCCCGGCTTGCACCTGCAAACCCACAGCGCCTCAGCTTGGCGAGACAGCGACACGGCTCTGGCCGCGTGCTTGGCCGCCGTGGCGCAAGCCGATCTGGTCATCGTCACCATGCTCTTCATGGAAGACCATTTCCTGCCGGTGCTCGACGCCTTGCAGGCGCGCCGCGATCACTGCGACGCCATGGTCTGCATCATGTCGGCCCCGCAAGTCACGCAGCTCACCCGCATGGGCAAGCTGGTCATGGGCCGCGAGTCGAGTGGCCTGATGGCCTTGCTCAAAAAGCTGCGCCCCAGCGCCAAAAACAAAGACACCGGCTCCGAGACCGGCGCACCGTCCAGCGCTGGGGCCAAGCAAATGGCCATGCTGCGCCGCCTGCCCAAGCTGCTGCGCTTCATCCCCGGCACCGCGCAAGACCTGCGCCTGTTCTTCTTGACCATGCGCTACTGGCTGGCCGGGTCTGAGCACAACATCGAGCACCTGGTCAAAACCCTGGTGCACCGCTACGCCCAAGGCCCGCGCGAGCCGCTGCGTGCCTTGGCCCAGCCCGAAGACCCGATCGAATACCCCGAGGTGGGCCTGTACCACCCGCAGATGAAAAACCGCATCGGCGAACAGCTGAGCGACCTGCCTGGCCACGGCCGCAAAGACCAGCCCGCCGTGGGCCTGTTGCTGCTGCGTTCGTATTTGCTGGCTGGCAACACCGCGCATTACGACGCGGTCATCGCCTCACTGCAAGCTCGCGGCCTGCGCGTCATCCCCGCCTTTGCCAGCGGGCTGGACGCCCGCCCGGCCATGGACCGCTTTTTCAAGCAAGGCACGGGCTCAAAAATCCAATCCTTGGTGTCGCTGACCGGTTTCTCCTTGGTCGGTGGCCCGGCTTACAACGACGCCAGCGCCGCCGAAGTGGCGCTCAGCGAGCTCGATGTGCCCTACATCGCCGCGCACCCGCTGGAGTTCCAGTCCATCGAGCAATGGGGCGACTCCACCCGTGGCCTGCTGCCGGTGGAAAACACCATCATGGTGGCCATCCCCGAACTCGACGGATCGATCTTGCCCATGGTCTACGGCGGCCGCCCTGGCCCCGCCGGTCAAACCTGCCACGGCTGCGACAAGCGCTGCACCTTCCCGAGCGGCCCGCGCAGCCAAGACATGTTCACCTGCAGCGAGCGCACCGAGATGCTCACCGCCCGCGTCGAGCGCCTGGTGCGCCTGCGCGACAAACCACGCGCCGACCGCAAGCTGGCCATCGTGCTGTTCAACTTCCCGCCCAACGCAGGCAGCGTGGGAACGGCCGCTTACCTCTCCGTCTTCCAGTCGCTGTTCAACACCTTGCAGCGCTTGTCGCTTGAAGGCTACCAAGTCAGCTTGCCCGACAGCGTGGACGACCTGCGCAACCGCCTGCTGCACGGCAACGCCAGCCAGTACGGCACGCAGGCCAATGTGCTGCACGCCATCGACACCGGCCACCACGTACAAAACGAACGTTGGCTCAATGAGATCGAGGCTCAATGGGGCCCTGCGCCCGGCAAGCACCTGACCAATGGCCAGTCCATCTTTGTGCTCGGCGCAGACTTTGGCCAAGTGGTGGTCACGGTGCAACCGGGCTTTGGTTATGAGGGCGACCCGATGCGCCTGCTGTTCGAAACCGGCTGCGCCCCCACCCACGCCTTCAGCGCCTTCTACCGCTACCTGCGCGACGACTACGCCGCCGACGCGGTGCTGCACTTTGGCACGCACGGCGCGCTCGAGTTCATGCCGGGCAAACAAACCGGTCTGTCGGCCCAGTGCTGGCCCGACCGCCTGATCGGTGCGCTGCCCAACATCTACCTGTATGCCGCCAACAACCCGTCCGAAGGCGCATTGGCCAAACGCCGGGGCGCGGCCACGCTGGTGAGCTACCTCACCCCCTCGCTCACCCACTCGGGCTTGTACAAAGAACTGGTCAGCCTGCAGCAGTCGATTGAGCGCTGGCAACAAATGGGCCCGGACCAAGCGCAGGACCGCGACAGCCTGACCACACTGATCCGCGAACAAGCGCAAAGCATCGACCTGGCCGTTCCAGCCCATCAGGCGGGAGACCCCACCGCCTGGATCGAGCAGCTACAAAGCCAATTGCTCGAACTCGAATACGCCCTCATCCCCGAAGGCCTGCACGTCATGGGCCAGGCCCCCACCCGCGAGCAACGCTTGGGCACCCTCAAAGTCATGGCCGACGCCATGGGCTTGACCGGCGCTCAAAACGCCAACTTGATGGAGGCCTTGGTGGACGGCGCGAGCGAAGCGCAACTGAACGCACAGTTCAGCAACGAACTGAATGCCAGCGACAAAGCCCAGGCCGAGACGCTGCGCCAGTTGGTGCGCAGCAACCGCCTGCTGGGCGAAGACCACGAAATGCAAGGCCTGATGCGCGCCCTCGACGGCCGCTACCTGCAACCCGCCCCTGGCGGTGACCTGATCCGCAACGCCAACGTCTTACCCACCGGACGCAACCTGCACGGCCTCGACCCCTTCCGCATGCCGTCGGCCTTTGCGGTGCGCGATGGCATGCGCCAAGCCGACAAACTCTTGGCCCGCTACCAGCAAGACCACCAAGCCTTGCCCGAAACCGTGGCCATGGTGCTGTGGGGCACCGACAACCTCAAAACCGAAGGCAGCCCCATGGCGCAAGCCCTGGCCTTGATGGGCGCCGCCCCACGCTTTGACAGCTACGGCCGCTTGGCTGGCGCGCAGCTGATTCCCTTGGCAGAACTGGGTCGCCCCCGCATCGACGTGGTCATCACCTTGTCCGGCATCTTCCGCGACCTGCTGCCCATGCAAATCCGTTTGCTGGCCGAAGCCGCGTTTTTGGCGGCCAGCGCCAACGAGCCGGTCCATCAAAACTTTGTGCGCCAACATGCCCTGGCCTACTTGGCCGAGCACGAAGGCAGCAACCTAGAGTGCGCCGCGCTGCGCGTGTTCGGCAACACCGAAGGCGCGTACGGCGCCAACGTGAACCACCTGATCGACAGCAGCTGCTGGGAAAACGAAAACGAACTCGGCGACGCCTTCACCCAGCGCAAAGGCTTTGCCTACGGCCGCGAAGGCCGGCCGGTGCGCAACACCTCGGTGCTGCAAAGCGCGCTGGCCAGCGTGTCGCTGACCTACCAAAACCTCGACTCGGTGGAGCTGGGCGTGACCAGCATCGACACCTACTTCGACACCCTGGGCGGCATCAGCCGCGCCGTGCTGCAGGCCAAGCACCAACGCGACGGCAACGCCGCCGAAGCCCCGCCCGTCTTCATTGGCGACCAAACCCAAGGTGACGGCGTGGTGCGCAGCCTGACCGAACAAGTGGCCCTGGAAACCCGCAGCCGCATGCTCAACCCCAAGTGGCACGAAAGCATGCTGCAGCATGGCTACGAAGGCGTGCGCCAAATCGAAGCGCACCTCACCAACACCATGGGCTGGTCGGCCACCACAGGGCAAGTGCAGCCCTGGGTGTACCAACAGCTGGCCCAGACCTTTGTGCTGGACCCTGCCATGCGCGAGCGCATGGCCCAGCTCAACCCCACCGCATCGGCCAAAGTGGCCAACCGCCTGCTGGAGGCCACCCGCCGCCAGTACTGGCAACCCGACGCCGAGACCATGTCAGCCCTGCTGCGTGCCGGCGAAGAACTTGAAGACCGCCTTGAAGGCATACAAGAAGGACTCCCAGCATGA
- the bchB gene encoding ferredoxin:protochlorophyllide reductase (ATP-dependent) subunit B has protein sequence MQLTLWTYEGPPHVGAMRVATAMTDVHYVLHAPQGDTYADLLFTMIERLPRRPPVTYTTFQARDLGGDTAELFKDAARQAMARFNPAAMLVGSSCTAELIQDDPGGLAQALQLSIPVVALELPSYQRKENWGASETFYQLCRHLVHKPATEKPVKARPTCNILGPSALGFRHRDDVKEITQLLNQLGVDVAVVAPLSASVTDVQKLAEADFNVVLYPEIGLAAAQWLQRQFDQPYTKTVPLGSHATRDFIAEVCTLTGLPQPAQDPSNAHAHWYAKSVDSTYLTGKRVYIFGDATHVVAAARIASQEMDFEVVGMGTYSREFAREVRDCAKRYGVEALITDDYLEVEDQIQTLQPELILGTQMERHIAKRQGIPCAVISAPVHVQDFPARYAPQMGFEGANVLFDTWVHPLMMGLEEHLIGMFREDFEFHAGAAPSHLGSTRPAAENVAPIVAAPLSTPRSAPVATTSPMPVAAPARTDTLTTDTVQKVAVPAQAASNQATWSPEAEKELGKIPFFVRGKARRNTERFAQDQGVATITVETLYDAKAHFSR, from the coding sequence ATGCAACTGACGCTCTGGACTTACGAAGGACCGCCCCATGTGGGGGCCATGCGCGTGGCCACCGCCATGACGGACGTGCACTACGTGCTGCACGCCCCGCAAGGCGACACCTACGCCGACCTGCTGTTCACCATGATCGAGCGCCTGCCGCGCCGCCCCCCCGTCACCTACACCACCTTCCAGGCCCGCGATCTGGGCGGCGACACGGCCGAACTCTTCAAGGACGCAGCCCGCCAGGCCATGGCTCGCTTCAACCCCGCTGCGATGTTGGTGGGCTCGTCTTGCACGGCCGAGCTGATCCAGGACGACCCGGGCGGTTTGGCCCAAGCCCTCCAACTGAGCATCCCGGTGGTGGCTTTGGAACTGCCCTCGTACCAGCGCAAGGAGAACTGGGGCGCGAGCGAGACCTTTTACCAACTGTGCCGCCACCTGGTGCACAAACCCGCCACCGAAAAACCCGTCAAGGCGCGGCCCACTTGCAACATCCTCGGCCCCAGCGCCCTGGGCTTTCGCCACCGCGACGACGTCAAGGAAATCACACAGCTGCTGAACCAACTCGGCGTGGACGTGGCGGTGGTTGCGCCTTTGAGTGCGAGTGTGACCGATGTGCAAAAGCTGGCCGAGGCCGACTTCAACGTGGTGCTCTACCCCGAAATTGGCCTGGCCGCCGCACAGTGGTTGCAGCGCCAGTTTGACCAGCCTTACACCAAGACCGTGCCTCTGGGCAGCCACGCCACACGCGACTTCATCGCCGAAGTCTGCACGCTGACCGGCCTGCCCCAACCCGCACAAGACCCGAGCAACGCACACGCCCACTGGTACGCCAAGTCGGTCGATTCGACCTACCTGACCGGCAAGCGGGTCTATATTTTTGGCGACGCCACGCACGTGGTGGCCGCCGCCCGCATCGCCAGCCAGGAGATGGACTTTGAGGTGGTGGGCATGGGCACATACAGCCGCGAATTTGCCCGCGAAGTGCGCGACTGTGCCAAGCGCTATGGGGTGGAAGCGCTGATCACCGACGACTACTTGGAGGTCGAAGACCAGATCCAAACCCTGCAACCCGAGCTGATTTTGGGCACGCAAATGGAGCGCCACATCGCCAAGCGCCAAGGCATTCCTTGCGCGGTGATTTCAGCCCCGGTACATGTGCAGGACTTCCCCGCCCGCTATGCGCCGCAAATGGGTTTTGAAGGCGCCAACGTGCTCTTCGACACCTGGGTGCACCCGCTGATGATGGGCTTGGAAGAACACCTGATCGGCATGTTCCGCGAAGACTTCGAATTCCACGCCGGTGCTGCGCCCTCGCATTTGGGCAGCACGCGGCCTGCGGCAGAAAACGTGGCGCCGATCGTCGCTGCACCTTTAAGCACACCCCGTAGCGCACCCGTTGCCACCACGTCGCCCATGCCCGTGGCTGCACCCGCCCGCACCGACACGCTGACCACCGACACCGTTCAAAAAGTCGCTGTCCCCGCCCAAGCCGCTTCGAACCAGGCCACCTGGAGCCCCGAGGCCGAAAAGGAGCTGGGCAAGATCCCGTTCTTTGTGCGGGGCAAAGCGCGCCGCAACACCGAGCGATTTGCCCAAGACCAGGGCGTGGCGACCATCACCGTGGAGACGCTCTACGATGCCAAAGCCCACTTCAGCCGGTAA
- the bchF gene encoding 2-vinyl bacteriochlorophyllide hydratase, which translates to MSASSPQVLYTPAQRARRDATAWTLVQGILAPVQFLIFGISLYLVINSLHTGEHTDWALASVVLKTAVLYAIMVTGAIWEKVVFGQYLFAPAFYWEDVVSMGVMALHTAYVWAWWQGAWSANDLLLLALAAYGSYAINAAQYIRKLRMARLQKTTSPDPTSLPTSGAQAST; encoded by the coding sequence ATGTCCGCTTCCAGTCCCCAGGTTTTGTACACGCCAGCGCAACGCGCCCGGCGTGACGCGACCGCCTGGACGCTGGTGCAAGGCATCTTGGCCCCCGTGCAGTTCCTGATTTTTGGCATCAGCCTGTATTTGGTGATTAACAGCCTGCACACCGGCGAGCACACCGACTGGGCGCTGGCCTCGGTGGTGCTCAAGACCGCGGTGCTCTACGCCATCATGGTCACAGGGGCCATTTGGGAAAAAGTGGTGTTCGGCCAATACCTGTTTGCCCCTGCCTTCTATTGGGAAGACGTGGTCAGCATGGGGGTCATGGCGCTACACACCGCCTACGTCTGGGCTTGGTGGCAAGGCGCTTGGAGCGCCAACGACTTGCTGCTACTGGCCCTGGCCGCTTATGGCAGCTACGCCATCAACGCCGCGCAATACATCCGCAAGCTGCGCATGGCGCGGCTGCAAAAAACCACCTCCCCCGACCCAACTTCTTTGCCCACATCGGGTGCACAGGCCAGCACATGA
- a CDS encoding ferredoxin:protochlorophyllide reductase (ATP-dependent) subunit N, protein MSTVIPIRAETPGCTDVVPLVERGQREVFCGLTGIIWLHRKIQDAFFLVVGSRTCAHLIQSAAGVMIFAEPRFGTAIIDERDLAGLADVHEELDRVVGQLLARRPDIRLLFLVGSCPSEVIKLDLSRAAERQNQIHHPKVRVLNYSGSGIETTFTQGEDACLAAMVPGLPASTDTAPALMVVGTLADVVEDQMRSLFDRMGLQVSFFPPRNSQAMPVVGPNTRYLLAQPFLADTARALQSRGAQHLAAPFPLGVEGTTAWLQAAATEFGVAPEVFEQATAAPRQRAEKALAVQRQMLQGQRIFFFPDSQLEIPLARFVHRELGMDLVEVGTPYLHRQHMAAELALIPAGTRISEGQDVDLQLDRCIADAPDLVVCGLGLANPLEAQGITTKWAIELVFTPIQGYEQAADLAGLFSRPLKRRLKLAA, encoded by the coding sequence ATGAGCACCGTCATCCCCATTCGCGCAGAAACCCCTGGTTGTACCGATGTCGTGCCCTTGGTTGAACGCGGCCAGCGCGAGGTGTTTTGCGGCTTGACCGGCATCATCTGGCTGCACCGCAAAATTCAGGACGCTTTCTTTTTGGTGGTGGGCTCTCGCACCTGCGCCCACCTGATCCAGTCGGCCGCGGGCGTGATGATCTTTGCCGAACCCCGCTTTGGTACCGCCATCATCGACGAGCGCGATTTAGCGGGTCTAGCCGACGTGCACGAAGAACTCGACCGCGTGGTCGGCCAGTTGCTGGCGCGCCGCCCAGACATCCGCTTGTTGTTTTTGGTGGGCTCTTGCCCCTCTGAGGTGATCAAGCTCGATCTGTCGCGCGCCGCCGAGCGCCAGAACCAGATCCACCACCCCAAGGTGCGCGTGCTCAACTACTCGGGCAGCGGCATCGAAACCACCTTCACCCAAGGCGAAGACGCTTGTCTGGCTGCGATGGTTCCTGGTTTGCCCGCCAGCACCGACACAGCCCCCGCCCTGATGGTGGTCGGCACCCTGGCCGATGTGGTCGAAGACCAGATGCGCAGCCTGTTCGATCGCATGGGATTGCAGGTCAGTTTCTTTCCACCGCGCAACAGCCAGGCCATGCCGGTGGTTGGCCCGAACACACGCTATTTGTTGGCCCAGCCCTTTTTGGCCGATACCGCACGCGCCCTGCAGTCGCGCGGCGCGCAGCATTTGGCCGCACCTTTCCCTCTGGGCGTGGAAGGCACGACCGCTTGGCTGCAAGCGGCGGCCACCGAGTTTGGCGTGGCCCCCGAAGTGTTTGAACAAGCCACCGCCGCGCCACGCCAACGCGCCGAAAAAGCCCTGGCGGTGCAACGCCAAATGCTGCAAGGCCAACGCATCTTTTTCTTCCCCGACTCGCAGCTCGAAATCCCGCTGGCGCGCTTTGTGCACCGCGAACTGGGGATGGATTTGGTGGAGGTGGGCACGCCCTATTTGCACCGCCAGCACATGGCCGCCGAACTCGCGCTCATCCCCGCAGGCACCCGCATCAGCGAAGGCCAGGACGTGGACCTGCAGCTCGACCGCTGCATCGCGGATGCGCCCGATCTGGTGGTGTGTGGCCTCGGTTTGGCCAATCCGCTGGAGGCCCAAGGCATCACCACCAAGTGGGCCATCGAGTTGGTCTTCACCCCCATTCAGGGTTACGAACAAGCGGCCGATTTGGCCGGTCTGTTCAGCCGCCCCCTCAAACGCCGCCTGAAGCTGGCGGCATAA
- the ppsR gene encoding transcriptional regulator PpsR — translation MKLPSLDPSTFSQLLGVVSDVTLVMDPLGVIEDVSTGRDTLAALGCQSWVGRRWIDTVTSESRGKIQEMLSSQGASDPMRWRHVNHLSPMGSEVAIQYVVLPLGGGKLLAMGRDLESLAELQRRLVETQQSMERDYLRLRHIEARYRVLFDTSSEAVLMVDASTQRVLEANVGAQSLLKDAGKRLVGRDVRECFEGESQGEVQSLLRTALATGRIEMCAARVAGLPSAWTVSATVFRQEGGAQFLVRLVTREAVAATLNDAGSSAALSEAMERFPDGWLLTDTSGLIKSVNEEGMALLGLTASSQVVGQSLERWLLRGAVDWGVLNTSLRQQLPVRNFATEVRTLSGMTLPVEVSAVCLARPEPMYAFFVRDMDRRLQGGASVAQSQANPFADLSQLVGRRPIKDIVGETVDTIERMCIEAALELTHNNRASAAEMLGLSRQSLYVKLRRFGMVAEAETDAP, via the coding sequence ATGAAGCTTCCCTCTTTGGACCCTTCCACCTTTTCCCAGTTACTGGGGGTGGTGTCTGATGTCACCTTGGTCATGGACCCTTTGGGGGTGATCGAGGACGTGTCGACCGGGCGCGACACGCTGGCCGCTTTGGGCTGTCAGTCTTGGGTGGGTCGCCGCTGGATCGACACCGTGACCAGCGAGAGCCGCGGCAAGATCCAGGAGATGCTGTCATCTCAAGGGGCGTCGGATCCGATGCGCTGGCGGCATGTGAACCATCTCTCGCCCATGGGCAGCGAGGTGGCCATTCAATACGTGGTGTTGCCCCTCGGCGGCGGCAAGCTGCTGGCCATGGGCCGCGATCTCGAAAGCCTGGCCGAGTTGCAGCGCCGTCTGGTCGAAACCCAGCAGTCCATGGAGCGCGACTATTTGCGCCTGCGCCACATCGAGGCGCGCTACCGCGTGCTGTTTGACACCTCCTCCGAGGCGGTGTTGATGGTCGACGCCAGCACGCAGCGCGTGCTGGAGGCCAATGTGGGCGCGCAGTCCCTGCTCAAAGACGCTGGAAAACGCCTGGTGGGCCGCGATGTGCGCGAATGTTTCGAAGGTGAAAGCCAAGGTGAAGTGCAGTCCTTGCTGCGCACGGCGCTGGCCACGGGCCGCATCGAGATGTGCGCGGCCCGTGTGGCGGGCTTGCCTTCGGCCTGGACGGTGTCGGCCACGGTGTTCCGCCAAGAGGGTGGGGCGCAGTTTTTGGTGCGTCTGGTCACCCGCGAGGCGGTCGCCGCCACTTTGAATGATGCGGGTTCTTCGGCCGCTTTGAGCGAAGCCATGGAGCGCTTCCCGGATGGTTGGTTGTTGACCGACACCTCGGGCCTGATCAAAAGCGTGAACGAAGAGGGCATGGCTTTGTTGGGTCTGACGGCCTCGTCCCAAGTGGTGGGCCAGAGCCTGGAGCGCTGGCTCTTGCGCGGCGCGGTGGACTGGGGTGTGCTCAACACCAGCTTGCGCCAGCAGTTGCCGGTGCGCAATTTCGCGACCGAAGTGCGCACCCTCTCGGGCATGACCTTGCCCGTCGAGGTGTCGGCCGTGTGCTTGGCCCGGCCTGAGCCGATGTACGCCTTTTTTGTGCGCGACATGGACCGCCGTCTGCAAGGCGGTGCGTCGGTGGCGCAAAGCCAGGCCAACCCGTTTGCCGACCTGTCGCAATTGGTGGGGCGTCGTCCGATCAAGGACATCGTGGGCGAGACGGTGGACACCATCGAGCGCATGTGCATTGAGGCCGCCTTGGAGTTGACCCACAACAACCGCGCTTCTGCTGCAGAAATGTTGGGTTTGTCGCGCCAAAGCTTGTACGTCAAACTGCGCCGCTTTGGCATGGTGGCCGAGGCCGAAACCGACGCGCCTTGA
- the chlG gene encoding chlorophyll synthase ChlG has translation MDTPPLAHAPHNQALAPPLSRPALRTVAEFLKPITWFPPMWAFACGAVASGQDLGANWALLLLGLVLTGPLVCASSQAVNDWFDRHVDAINEPNRPIPSGRMPGRWGLGIAIAWTALSLVWATLMGPWGFVACGLAIALSWAYSAPPVRLKNNGWWGNAACALSYEGLAWLTGTAVMLGGAWPGPHSIALALLYSVGAHGIMTLNDFKAIEGDRRMGVASLPVQLGAHGAARMACVFMLVPQVVVAALLLNWQLPWHAAAVLALAVSQGPLMRQFLRQPVERALHVSAFGVPLFVSGMMVSAFGLRQLSLFSNTLGVA, from the coding sequence ATGGACACCCCACCTTTGGCCCACGCGCCACACAACCAGGCCCTGGCGCCGCCGCTGAGTCGGCCTGCCTTGCGCACGGTGGCCGAATTCCTCAAACCCATTACTTGGTTTCCGCCCATGTGGGCCTTTGCCTGTGGCGCAGTGGCCTCAGGGCAGGACCTGGGCGCGAACTGGGCTTTGCTGCTCTTGGGTTTGGTGTTGACCGGCCCGCTGGTCTGCGCCAGCAGCCAAGCGGTGAACGACTGGTTTGACCGGCATGTGGACGCCATCAACGAACCCAATCGCCCCATCCCGTCGGGCCGCATGCCTGGTCGCTGGGGTTTGGGCATTGCCATCGCCTGGACCGCACTGTCGCTGGTCTGGGCCACGCTCATGGGGCCATGGGGTTTTGTGGCCTGCGGCCTGGCCATTGCGCTGTCGTGGGCTTACAGCGCGCCACCCGTGCGCCTCAAAAACAACGGCTGGTGGGGCAACGCGGCTTGCGCCCTGAGTTACGAAGGGCTGGCTTGGCTGACTGGCACGGCCGTCATGTTGGGCGGGGCCTGGCCGGGCCCACACTCGATCGCGTTGGCGCTGCTCTACAGCGTGGGTGCCCACGGCATCATGACGCTCAACGATTTCAAGGCCATTGAAGGCGACCGCCGCATGGGCGTGGCCTCGTTGCCGGTGCAGCTGGGTGCGCACGGCGCGGCGCGCATGGCTTGCGTGTTCATGCTGGTGCCGCAGGTGGTCGTGGCGGCTTTGCTGCTGAACTGGCAACTGCCCTGGCACGCTGCGGCCGTCTTGGCTTTGGCGGTTTCACAGGGGCCTTTGATGCGCCAATTTTTGCGCCAACCGGTGGAACGCGCCTTGCACGTCTCAGCCTTTGGTGTGCCTCTTTTTGTCAGCGGCATGATGGTCAGCGCCTTTGGCCTGCGCCAACTGAGTCTGTTTTCCAACACGCTGGGGGTCGCATGA